TGCTCTTCGAGTGTTGCTTAGAGATCCATCTCGATATAACGAACCTGTTGGCGCATCTATGCTTGCTCTGATCCAAGTTGAAAGGTCTTTGGTTTCCTCAAACCCACCTCTGTGTAGTTTAGCTCAAGAAGAATCCTTTGGAAACGGTACACATCTGTGGAGAATCACTGACATTGGTCTTGCGGGTTTGAAAACTGAGCCTGGTGTAGACCATCCGTGGTGTACGAAGACCCAACAAGAGTCTGGATCCCGCTGGTTACTTGCTAGTGGTACTGGTAAAACCATTAACTGTCAAGCTTCCAAGTCAAAGGCGATCATTGTATCAAACCCACAAGCAACCAGAAAGAACTTGGATACATTGTGGAGTATAACAATCGATAGTAGGCACAATCAAGAAGGTGATTTGAGCAGCTCTGCTTCCTTTGTTCCACTAACAAGAAATTCAGATGTGATATTTTCTGATGAAATAACAAAAGGATTGTGATAGTAGCATTTCCATCGGCATATTATCTTATACATTGTTTCCACTCTTTGCTTAAGAGCAAGTCATTTTGATGTAAAAGCAGGCAGTCCCTTTTTTCTACTTGAAAGAAGTAGTAGATTCATATGTTATCAGCTATATGAATGtgtatgagaaaaaaaaattgggtaaaTATACTTCCATTTGCAATGATGCTTCTTCTCTTGTAGAAGAGATATTTTTCCTGTGCACAGACTCTACGTTATAGGAGAAACATGTAGCTTGGTCTCCATCTGACTCCAGGAAAATCAAGGCTAAATTCAAGGTATGCTACATAGTAAGTGGCCGCGCTGTAATTATTTGCAATGGCTCGTTTACAGGAATTTGATTCAAATCATCAAATGTGATGCTCTCTCTGTTCCCTGTGCATGAATTCTTCATTATGCACTATGCAGGTTCAAGGCTGGTAAGAAGCAATCATGTTCATCAGTGGTTTGGGAGTTGGTCTGGTAATTTTCTACTCTTGCATTGATATTCCAAGATAACTAATTTATGAAATTATATGAGATTCTCACTCGTAACAGAATAAGATGCTATAGAAGTATTCCAGACTCAGAATAtcctattttttttcaaaatttgtcaATCAGTTTACATTGAGTATAAGAGAAGCAGTATAAGTAGAATAACCATTGAAAATCAGTCTCTAGAACAGATTCATAAGAAATATAAACGTGAATAGTATTGGTTTCATCATCTTTACTCAGACTATGTATTCTTGCCGTCGTAACCATAAGCTGAGAAAATTCTTAAGAATCTTAGTTCTTGCTTGAGTGATTGTGGAAGCCCTCATAAGTTGTTATCACAAAGCTCGGATCATCTCCATCTCGTTCAACCCTTTTCTTCACGGGACAGCCATCAGCTGAACACTTGTAGTAGTTTCTGCAAATTACATGAAAATTATTACAATGAGCAAGAGGTACATTccagtttttttattttggtttctcATATTTGTTATGCTTCTTTAATATTGGAGTATGAAAATGTTGTTCCCTACCTTGGATTTGGGCTGTTCTTCACCATCTTTTTCCCATACTTTCTCCACTTGAACCCGTCGTCAAGCACTTCTACTTCAGACTGTGTCTTGAATGCAATtctctcttttactttcttcttttccttcttAATCTGTTTTTCTTTCATAAGTCAAtaggaaagaagaaaaatagattTAGCAGAGGATGACCTGTAAACACCGTTTTGAttcacctaaaagttctttAGTTTAAGTCCTGATATGTCTATGCTTTTCAAAAACTATCTTTGAACCAGCCATCTTATGGTCTAGTTTCTGACGCATAAGGTTTATGAAACCCTCAAGGAAGCATGTTATAAAGGAGTTTATATATGTTGACTGATAAACTTACCGGCAGAAGCGGTGGCTGTAGCAGCGGCAACAGAAGCGTTGGCACATGGAGATTCGGGATGACCGAAACCGCTAGAGGAACCAGAGAAGAAGGCAGCAGCATGAGCACTATCACTGGTCTGATAACCATAAGAATGATTCATCCCTGAAACCGCAGACACAAGATCATCGTCCATCCATTCATCTGACAAGTACAAATCCGGAAGGTCGAAACCTGAGTGAGTATCATCGCTGAACCTCCTCCCCAAGTTTGTCTCTGCATCATTCATAGCTATTTATGCATACAAAAGAATGTGTGAGTAATGCctatatgttttcaaaataaatcttTCTTTTTCCGGGTTTTGAAGACTTAACCTTAGAAAGGAAGCTTCAAGgtaaatgtataaatatataatatgtagaAACGTGTACTTGTTGAAGGTACAGATACATAAGAAGATGGATGCTTTCAAACTAGCTTTAAGTCTTACAAAGACCTGTGGTTGACTTGTGTCTTGGTCCACGACTActctttttttcattaatttattttgtccTTGTCTTCTTTCAAGTCTTTTCATAAGTCTTCTCGTGCAAGGACTTAGGCTTAAGTTACGGTACATAAAGTACCATCATTGAGAATCAAAATACCAATTTATATTGAAACGATAGAGACATATTTGgctgaaatgaaatgaaatgaaatgaaggAAAAGATATAAAAGACTTACTCTTGTGAATTAGTCTGTTGAATTTTCAAGTCAAGCAGACTTTGTTGGGTAGAGATTCTCCATCTTTCCCTACTTCCTACATCTTAGACCCTATTAAGTAGTAGTAACTTCTGCAGTCTAAGGCGGGGTCatatgtatttcttttttaGTTACAAGAAGTGAGTAAGAAGTGAGATTTGTCCATATGTgtaaatatctagatttttttagtttagttaGTCAAGTTTTAATCTTGGATAGGTGTAACAACATGTGTGAAGGGTCCGTTCTTTGATGTTCACAGTCTATTCATTGTTTCCagatttcatttttgtttatatgaATATAAGTGCAGAAGGATGAGATAGTTACTTACTTGTTGATGATGCCCCCTGACACAGATTTGCATGCTCATCATTTGGCTATGATTGGACGTTTATTTCTGTATGTAAACGGTGAATGATCTTTGTAAAttatgtttgatatatatagtttatctTGCTGATTTTTCATTCCTGGGAATGATAGGGAAAGGCAAGTTCAATGGTTAGCAGCAGCACTGCAGCCAGAAGCAGGTTGGGAGATAGGCCACTGTTCTCACCCACATTTTTACACATTTTCAACTTTGGGGTTGTCATGGTGATTGAATACTCTTATTGTACCTTATCTGCTTAGTTACCATGCTAAATTTTGCCTCATTTGTGAAGGTTGTTGATGCATGATCAGCTCCAGGAAACAAAACTGTTAATACAGCCGCTCTTATGAAAGGACAAGATAAGTCATACCATGCGAGCTACGTAAAGAACGAGTAAAGCGTTTGGAACTGGCTGTTATGTTGTTTTGGTGCTACCAGTATCCTTCCCTTGCCTTTTTCACGTATACCCTTTTAGCCTTTGTTTGCTTGTTATGTTCCAGTTAACTTGAATGTACATGGAATTGAAGAACAAATCTCATTGGATAAATTGCTTCAGAAGTCGTGTATGTCCTTGATTTTTTTGtcctaaatctgaaatatcCTTCTTTTGCAAAGGTAATCATTACTCAATATGTGGTATGGCTATCTTTTTAGGTTCATTTCTTGATTTTAGATCATCTTTAGGTAGCAGCAGTTAAGATATATACATATTGTCAGAGtccaatttctttattttcttttgttttgatagTGTACCGTCAAGAGAGACATTCTCTGAAATGAACAATAGTAAACATCTGAGAATATTGTCTTAAGCCCTGTAGCATGAGCAGATGTAGTCATTTTAAGCCAGTGTTCTGCATGCTTTGCCTGTGGCTGATTATCGCAGGATCGGGATGTTGTATTGTTGGATCCTTATTGCTCTGGTTCTGGATCGTTTGGACCATCTCATTCATCAGGTTTTAATTGATTCCTCTTAGTGTATATTAGTGACTAAATTTTAAGACAGTTTTCCATGTAGATAACAAGAACTAGGACTCTATGAGACTGCACAAGCTTGAGGATATCCAGAAGAAAGCTCTTTTGGCAATGCACTCTCTTGTGAGTTTCCATACTTATCTCATGTTGGTTAGAGCAAATATTTATCCATGATCCATAATGTCCTCCAGCCATAGACATTAGTGTCTCATGGATGATGGATGTATTCTATATTTTTCCTATTGCCATACACTTTTTAATTGTGGATCTCGATGAAACCATTAGTAAGGTTTTTGTTTCTATTATATGTCAACAAGAGAGTTGACTTAAGGTATTCTAGCAAGTTGATCATATTGCCTTTGCATTGCAGCTGAACATTTACTCACATGGTGAATCCGGTCGAGGACAACGAAAGGATTCTTCATCGTTTTGTTGACCAACACACAAGAGATTCTAATGTAACTAATCTCtctttttataaaactatacaGCAAATTGTCGATTAGAATACAATTTATTTCTCAAAAAGTTAAATGAGAAACCCACAGAAAGCggcaacaaagaaaataaatgtgACTGAATAAGACTGAATTAAAAAATGTGGACACCCATAGAATGATGAAACAAGTGGACGATCCAACAGAAGAAGCCAATGTTAACCTCAAAAGCGGCTAGTCTCACCAACGTTAACCAATAACAATTCGCCACTTGTCCAATCATCCTCCTTCCCATGTCTCTCTTTCTCGCCCACCCTTTTGAGTCTGTTAAAGGCCACTACCTCGTGTTATCCAATACGACCCATCGTTTTGGCTCccttctattttttatataaaatatatatattctctatcGAGTTCACAGTTTTATAAGCTAATAAATCCACAGAGATCTTCCCCATTCTACTGGTTTATATCTACTCCTCTCTCTTCTCCACAAGATATTTCATAACACTTAGTGAATCAATAGAGTTTCCATGTTTTAAGGTCACTCACAAGAATACATCTCTCTTTCTTAGTGAAGTCACTTTATAACtgaagtaacaaaaaaaaaaagattagttgAAAATGAGTTTAGGTGCTTTGATGAGTGAGAAGAGAGCAAGACCAACTTCTTCTCAGGTATACATGTCCAAAGAAGTAGACTGGAAAATGCTTGATAAGTCGaggttcttcttcctcggagCTGCTCTCTTCTCCGGTGTATCCACAGCTCTTTACCCTATCGTAGTCCTCAAGACAAGGCAACAAGTCTCACCGACGCATGTCTCCTGCGCCAACATCTCCTTGGCCATTGCTAGGCTCGAGGGTCTGAAAGGGTTCTACAAGGGCTTTGGAACGTCTTTGCTTGGAACCATCCCGGCTCGTGCTCTCTACATGACGGCTCTGGAGATCACCAAGAGTAGTGTAGGTCAAGCAACCGTTAGGTTAGGTTTGTCTGAGACAACGTCTATGGCTGTTTCCAATGGTGCGGCCGGTTTGGCCTCGGCAGTTGCTGCTCAGGTTGTTTGGACGCCGATTGATGTTGTGAGTCAACGGCTTATGGTTCAAGGAGATTTGTCGTTGAATAAGCATGTCCCTGGAGTGATCAGTTCTTGTAGGTACGCTAATGGGTTCGATGCTTTTAGAAAGATTCTTTACAGTGATGGACCGAGAGGGTTCTACAGAGGGTTTGGTCTCTCTATCTTGACTTACGCGCCTTCAAACGCTGTCTGGTGGGCGTCTTATTCTCTGTCTCAGAAGAAGATTTGGTCTCGGTTCAAAGGTCCATATGGCCACAAGGAAGATGCTCGTGGCTCAGTTGCGGTTCAAGCGCTGAGTGCAGCCACAGCGAGCGGTTGCTCAGCTTTGATAACTATGCCTGTAGACACAATCAAGACGAGGCTGCAGGTTTTAGATGCGGAGGAGAATGGGAGGAGACGAGCAATGACGGTGATGCAGACTTTGAAGAGCTTGATGAGGGAAGGAGGAGGGTTTGGGGCTTGTTACAGAGGGTTAGGACCAAGGTGGGTCTCAATGTCAATGTCTGCAACAACTATGATCACAACTTATGAGTTCTTGAAGCGTCTGTCTACAAAGAAGCAGACATGATATATGATAATAAACCACATTCATAGTCTCTCTCTTAATGGCAAATCTAACAAGAcactttttaaaatgttttcctCTCTAATAAACAAACATGAAACAAGAGGCTAACTAGCGCCTATGATAAAAACCAAATCACATGAAGTCTTAACTCAACCAACAAATCTGATCTAACCAAACAGTTAGGGGGGCTTGTTCATCATATGCAAAAGCAAATAGACAAAGGGCGGCGGCAATAAACAATGTAAATTTTTAGGAACGAGCTCTCTTGTTGCTGCAAGATGGGCACTTGTACTGCTTGATGTGCTCAGCTCTGGCTGGTGTTATCTTCACACACTTCCCATGGAACCAGTTCTCACAGAGGTCACAGCAGATCCAGAACTCATCGGCGGCATAGCTCTCACCACATGCCCCACACTGTGTTTCCCCttgctcatcatcatcatcttcatcctcctcttccacaccttcctcttcctcttcattggGCTCTGGCTTTGAGTATTTGGGCTTAGGTTCTGATCCTCTCTGTAATTTTAAAAGGGATTTTTAGTAAGTTGGACAAAAGAACAGTGCACTTAAGAAACAAAGCTTGTTGTTACCTTGGAGTTTGACTTGGATCTGTTGCTGCTGTTGTTGGAAACAGATGATTTCTCCTTTGATGCTTTCTTTGCAGTGCCAGCCACAACCTCAAATATTGATGGGAGGTCATTCATCATATTGAACAGCCGTTTCCTGcagcaacaaaaaaaagtgGAAGAACATCAATCACAGAGAGCTGCAACTGTGAAGGAGTAGAACACAGACGCAAGAAGATACATTACCTATCAGCTTTGTCAAATCCAAACCTGGCTCCGAAAAAGAAAGCAACAGCAAGAAGCCATGCATCACTGTGGACAGCAACAAGGGACAGCCAATCCTTTTccatcatcccgtctctggcAAAGTTGATACCCAAGACAGGCTCCGGGAGCTCCGGGGGAACCTCTTCAGCTGGTAGATTCACTTCCCAGTGCTCATTCGGGTGCCCATAAAGGCACAGGTTCTCCTTTTCTACAATCACAAGAGGAAAAAATAAGGAATATTAGGAACTGATTCTTTGCTTGTTCATAAGTTATTAATAAACAAACAACCAATTATAGGGGGATAGTCCAACAGTCCCTAGTAAGATACGACTTAATCAGAAAAGACCAGGCTGTAAGTAAGCAGATAATCAAGTTGCCAATTTTCAAAACACAAGTTAAAAAATCTCATAATGGAAAGAGCACTAAAAACACCAAGACGAGTGACATTAAAAGCAAAGAGACAACGATTCTCTTGACTCATTCAATTTCATCAATACAGCTAGGCAAGGAGAGCAACACAAACCGTGACTTTAGTTACAGCGTCAAGCTGTTATGTTCAGAGACTCTAAACAGTGAGGAACAGAACCAAGAACTGGTTACTTGTTGACTTTAAACAATGACCAACACAAAGAACTCACACAAACAAATAGAAGTCTACAAAGCCCCAAATCTGTTATCTCTCTCCCCTGAAGTTATACTATTCAAACAAATCGCATTCTCATGCCATCAAAAATTCGGATTCTAAAACCAAACGAGAGTTCACAAAAAGAACATTAGTTTTGAAAACCAGtattcaaaaatcaaaactttactCCGCTATCAAGCAGAACTCAGAGAAATCTAACAGAATcaaaaacagagaaagagaaacTATCAAACCCCTAATGCATCATTCAACACTCAGCTCCAAACAAAGCACAACAAAGACAAAGACTTTCGTCAGCCGAAACCAATTCcacaaataaaaaccaaaactttACTCTTCTATAGCTCATAATTTACAGAAACTATCAAAAACCCTAATGCATCATTCAACACTCAGCTCAAAACAGAGCACCACAACGAAGACAATTCAAACAGAATAAAAACAGTGACTTTCGTCAATCCCACAAACAAATCTCTGAAGGTAAACACTCACCAGGATCACAAAGTCGGTAAAACTCCTGAACATCTGCGAAAAAGCCAAATCATAAAGTTGAGATTTTTAACGacaatggaagaagaagaaacaaaacgaAGAGTAAGTGTTGATAGAAACCAAATATTACCAGTGGTTAAAGCCTTAATCATGCCATTCCTACGACCCTTAAAATCCCTAAAAACCTCCTCCACCGTGCGTGGGTTGTACGCGGCACCACCACCGTCGCCACCTCCGTCCATAATCTTTACACAGAAGTAAGTATTTTGACTTGCCCTGAAGAATTGTgtgcgtgagagagagagagcggaCACTAAAAGAATTAAGCAGATTTAATAAGAGGAGGATGAGTCCgcagatgagagagagagagagaggaatcCGATGGGGAAAGGAGCACGAGAGAGCGTTACTTTACCAACCTATAAGATCTTAACACGTGTGTTGTTTCGTTGTCGCCTGAGCGCCGGCGATGACACGGGAACCTCCTTTAGTTATGTTTTGggttaaattttataattgaaaaatatgttttaaaatagcAACACAAtctataagaattatcttaagttaatattattaataaaaattcgcttttgattatataattaataatatttaaaatttattaagggtaatatagatattaaccgctctaatttttaacgtgagagttctattgcaaaaatttacttcgtaATGGTATAGATAAATGAATATATTAGACCGTCTTTTTAGTTTCTTCATTTTCGATATATACTTTTTCGTATCTTATATGAGATTCTGAATTTATCTGTTTTGTTTGcgtcaaaatttattttgtgaATATGCTGTCAAACAACAAGACTAATGGTTTTATGGGTTGAAGGTTTTTAATAgattatcaaaattttggtcTTTAAGTtctgaatttatttttttgttcgagctaaaatttatttgtgaatatgatattaatatagtaaattaatgatttttacttgtttaagatattttattacattatcgaattttttttgtttttaacgccAAGTTCTTTTTGGTAATATATGATACGATAACTGTGATGTTAttcttaagttttttattattattattctcatCTAATAAAGCTGTTAACATGAGATATAAAGTTTGTTTGTCTTTCAcgctaaaatttatttgttaacatgatactaaaacaatacatttaacgattttgttttatgtttgagATATCTACTGATATCTactaaattttcagtttttcgCCCCAAATTGTTTTGGTAACATATG
This genomic interval from Brassica napus cultivar Da-Ae chromosome A6, Da-Ae, whole genome shotgun sequence contains the following:
- the LOC106348566 gene encoding probable WRKY transcription factor 50, which codes for MNDAETNLGRRFSDDTHSGFDLPDLYLSDEWMDDDLVSAVSGMNHSYGYQTSDSAHAAAFFSGSSSGFGHPESPCANASVAAATATASAEKQIKKEKKKVKERIAFKTQSEVEVLDDGFKWRKYGKKMVKNSPNPRNYYKCSADGCPVKKRVERDGDDPSFVITTYEGFHNHSSKN
- the LOC106348569 gene encoding solute carrier family 25 member 44-like; the protein is MSLGALMSEKRARPTSSQVYMSKEVDWKMLDKSRFFFLGAALFSGVSTALYPIVVLKTRQQVSPTHVSCANISLAIARLEGLKGFYKGFGTSLLGTIPARALYMTALEITKSSVGQATVRLGLSETTSMAVSNGAAGLASAVAAQVVWTPIDVVSQRLMVQGDLSLNKHVPGVISSCRYANGFDAFRKILYSDGPRGFYRGFGLSILTYAPSNAVWWASYSLSQKKIWSRFKGPYGHKEDARGSVAVQALSAATASGCSALITMPVDTIKTRLQVLDAEENGRRRAMTVMQTLKSLMREGGGFGACYRGLGPRWVSMSMSATTMITTYEFLKRLSTKKQT
- the LOC106348570 gene encoding PHD finger protein ALFIN-LIKE 4; the protein is MDGGGDGGGAAYNPRTVEEVFRDFKGRRNGMIKALTTDVQEFYRLCDPEKENLCLYGHPNEHWEVNLPAEEVPPELPEPVLGINFARDGMMEKDWLSLVAVHSDAWLLAVAFFFGARFGFDKADRKRLFNMMNDLPSIFEVVAGTAKKASKEKSSVSNNSSNRSKSNSKRGSEPKPKYSKPEPNEEEEEGVEEEDEDDDDEQGETQCGACGESYAADEFWICCDLCENWFHGKCVKITPARAEHIKQYKCPSCSNKRARS